A region from the Cystobacter ferrugineus genome encodes:
- a CDS encoding glycoside hydrolase family 48 protein, whose protein sequence is MFLKPVKAAMTRALCLAIAATVPAQAVAASPRSAPVRTLSKALAGESSAYTQRFLEQYNKIKDPANGYFSSKGVPYHSIETLMVEAPDHGHETTSEAYGYWLWLEAVYGQVTGDWAPFNAAWANMEKYIIPSHADQPTNQYYNASKPATYAAEWDLPKQYPSQLRPEVAVGNDPIAAELQAAYGTSDIYGMHWLLDVDNWYGYGRCGDGTTSPSYINTFQRGSQESVWETVPHPSCDTFAWGKPGQGFLSLFTGDANYSRQWRYTNAPDADARAVQAAYWAHIWAKEQGKEAQVADAVKKAAKMGDYLRYAMFDKYFKRIGDCIGETNCPAGSGKNSMHYLLSWYYSWGGAVDTSAGWAWRIGSSHNHFGYQNPMAAYVLSSTSFLRPLSATGAADWATSLKRQIEFYTWLQSAEGGFAGGATNSWNGRYAQPDNSSSFYGMYYDWQPVYHDPPSNQWFGFQAWSVQRVAEYYYVTGDAQAKKLLDKWVAWASQNTRLTADGKYQVPSTLAWSGAPDTWNPAAPGSNSNLHVTVVDHTTDVGVTSAYARTLIFYAARAGNTAAKTLAKELLDRMWTNYQTSKGVAVPEKREDYKRFDDTYNATTGDGVFVPSGWSGTTAQGATIDSNSTFLSLRPKYKQDPDWAKVQSFLNGGPVPEFTYHRFWAQADIAMAMADYARLFEGAPPAAGIVTSSSDVSVAEGSSASFTVSLSAAPTGNVTVSVAKASGDADLFVSSGATLTFTPANWNVGQTVTISAVEDADQTNGTASFKLTATGLSAVSVNATELDNDIPAPPSCTVTVDTSNDWGSGHVARVIVQNAGTQAISNWKLSWTATNDFTLANSWSATFTKTGRSVEVTPQGNSTIPGGSSIEAGYVANYSGAKPVPSGVRLEGQNCNIVVK, encoded by the coding sequence ATGTTCTTGAAGCCTGTCAAAGCAGCGATGACGCGTGCCCTCTGTCTGGCCATCGCGGCGACCGTTCCCGCGCAAGCCGTTGCGGCCAGCCCCCGGTCCGCGCCCGTGCGCACGCTGTCCAAGGCGCTCGCGGGTGAGTCTTCCGCCTATACGCAGCGCTTCCTGGAGCAGTACAACAAGATCAAGGATCCGGCGAACGGGTACTTCAGCTCCAAGGGTGTGCCCTATCACTCCATCGAGACGCTGATGGTGGAGGCGCCGGACCACGGTCACGAGACCACCTCGGAGGCCTACGGCTACTGGCTGTGGCTGGAGGCGGTGTATGGCCAGGTGACGGGGGACTGGGCGCCCTTCAACGCCGCCTGGGCCAACATGGAGAAGTACATCATCCCCTCGCACGCGGATCAGCCCACCAACCAGTACTACAACGCGAGCAAGCCGGCCACGTACGCCGCGGAGTGGGACTTGCCGAAGCAGTATCCCTCCCAGCTACGCCCGGAGGTGGCGGTGGGCAACGACCCGATCGCCGCTGAGCTGCAGGCGGCGTACGGCACCAGCGACATCTATGGCATGCACTGGCTGCTGGACGTGGACAACTGGTACGGCTACGGCCGCTGCGGCGATGGCACGACCTCGCCGTCCTACATCAACACCTTCCAGCGTGGCTCGCAGGAGTCCGTGTGGGAGACGGTGCCGCACCCCTCCTGCGACACCTTCGCCTGGGGCAAGCCGGGTCAGGGCTTCCTGAGCCTGTTCACGGGTGACGCCAACTACTCGCGCCAGTGGCGCTACACCAACGCGCCGGACGCGGATGCCCGCGCGGTGCAGGCGGCGTACTGGGCCCACATCTGGGCCAAGGAGCAGGGCAAGGAGGCCCAGGTAGCCGATGCCGTCAAGAAGGCGGCCAAGATGGGCGACTACCTGCGCTACGCGATGTTCGACAAGTACTTCAAGCGCATCGGTGATTGCATTGGCGAGACCAACTGCCCGGCGGGCAGTGGCAAGAACAGCATGCACTACCTGCTGTCCTGGTACTACTCGTGGGGTGGTGCCGTCGACACGAGCGCTGGCTGGGCCTGGCGCATCGGCTCGAGCCACAACCACTTCGGCTACCAGAACCCGATGGCGGCCTACGTGCTGAGCAGCACGTCGTTCCTGCGGCCCCTGTCCGCGACCGGCGCCGCCGACTGGGCGACGAGCCTCAAGCGGCAGATCGAGTTCTACACCTGGTTGCAGTCGGCCGAGGGCGGCTTCGCGGGCGGTGCCACGAATAGCTGGAACGGCCGCTACGCGCAGCCGGACAACTCGTCGTCCTTCTACGGCATGTACTACGACTGGCAGCCCGTCTACCACGACCCCCCGAGCAACCAGTGGTTCGGTTTCCAGGCGTGGTCCGTGCAGCGCGTGGCGGAGTACTACTACGTCACGGGTGACGCGCAGGCCAAGAAGCTGCTCGACAAGTGGGTGGCGTGGGCCTCGCAGAACACCAGGCTCACCGCGGATGGCAAGTACCAGGTCCCCAGCACCCTGGCGTGGTCGGGTGCGCCGGACACCTGGAACCCGGCCGCTCCGGGCAGCAACAGCAACCTGCACGTGACGGTCGTGGACCACACCACCGACGTGGGCGTGACATCGGCGTACGCTCGTACGCTGATTTTCTACGCGGCCCGGGCCGGCAACACGGCGGCCAAGACCCTGGCCAAGGAACTGCTCGACCGGATGTGGACGAACTACCAGACGTCCAAGGGCGTGGCCGTGCCCGAGAAGCGCGAGGACTACAAGCGCTTCGACGACACCTACAACGCGACGACTGGCGACGGCGTCTTCGTCCCGTCGGGCTGGTCGGGCACGACGGCCCAGGGCGCGACGATCGACTCGAACTCCACGTTCCTCAGCCTGCGGCCGAAGTACAAGCAGGATCCGGACTGGGCGAAGGTGCAGAGCTTCCTGAACGGCGGCCCGGTGCCCGAGTTCACCTACCACCGCTTCTGGGCCCAGGCGGACATCGCCATGGCCATGGCGGACTACGCCCGGCTGTTCGAGGGCGCTCCTCCCGCCGCGGGCATCGTGACCTCGTCGAGCGACGTGAGCGTGGCCGAGGGCTCCTCCGCGAGCTTCACGGTGAGCCTGTCCGCGGCCCCCACGGGCAATGTCACGGTCTCCGTGGCCAAGGCCTCCGGTGACGCGGACCTGTTCGTGTCGTCCGGCGCCACGCTGACCTTCACCCCCGCCAACTGGAACGTGGGGCAGACGGTCACCATCTCCGCGGTGGAGGACGCGGACCAGACGAACGGGACGGCCAGCTTCAAGCTGACCGCGACGGGCCTGTCCGCGGTGTCCGTCAACGCGACCGAGCTCGACAATGACATCCCGGCCCCGCCGAGCTGCACGGTGACCGTGGATACCAGCAACGACTGGGGCTCTGGTCACGTCGCCCGGGTCATCGTGCAGAACGCGGGCACGCAGGCCATCTCCAACTGGAAGCTGAGCTGGACGGCCACCAACGACTTCACGCTGGCCAACTCCTGGAGCGCGACCTTCACGAAGACGGGCCGCTCGGTCGAGGTGACGCCCCAGGGCAACTCGACGATTCCGGGCGGCAGCAGCATCGAGGCCGGCTACGTGGCCAACTACAGCGGCGCCAAGCCGGTGCCCAGCGGCGTCCGTCTGGAAGGGCAGAACTGCAACATCGTCGTCAAGTGA